GAAGGTGGTTTGCTGGGGGAAACGCAGGGCGCGGTGCGCCTTAGGCGGCCAGAGTTTCGCGACATTTTGCAGGGCGGATTTGGCGCGGCCTATCCATATGTAAGCTCGGATGCGCTGTGTTTGAGCCATGTGACGGGGATCTTTGTGCAGATGAAAGAGCAGATCGAGGACAGCGCGCACCGCGATACGCTGAAAGAGTTTTTGGCCCAGTTGGATGAAGGGTAGGCGCGGCGAACGCAAAAAAGGGGAGCATGGCGCCCCCCTTTTCCGGTAGATGTGTCAAGCGATGGACGGCTTATTTACCGTAGGTGTCCATGGCTTCCAGTTCGGCTTTGCTCAGCGTGACGTGAACGCGCATGTCGTCACCTTCGGTGGAGCGCAGAACATTCAGCTTGTCGAGCTCAAGCGCGACCGGCTTTTCGCCAATACCAAGGAAGCCGCCAACGTCGATCACGGCTTTTTCGACTTTCATGTCGTCCGTCATCAGAACTTCGGACACTTCGCCAATCCAGACGTTTTTCGAGTCATAGACTTCGGTTCCGGTCAGGGTCTCGGCGGTGATATACTGCTGTTCGGCAGCCGCAAAACCGTCGATATCGAGCTTGGTCTCGGCTTTCATGGCCGGGTCTT
This genomic window from Rhodobacteraceae bacterium D3-12 contains:
- a CDS encoding PRC-barrel domain-containing protein; translated protein: MKNLMMTTALITFGASAAIADSMADSTPLDKSPEAAKTEMTDKDPAMKAETKLDIDGFAAAEQQYITAETLTGTEVYDSKNVWIGEVSEVLMTDDMKVEKAVIDVGGFLGIGEKPVALELDKLNVLRSTEGDDMRVHVTLSKAELEAMDTYGK